From a single Vibrio toranzoniae genomic region:
- a CDS encoding ParB/RepB/Spo0J family partition protein yields the protein MSKRGLGKGLDALLATSSLAREKQHVASHSQALSADGELTELAVGCLKPGVYQPRKDIAPEALEELAASIQSQGIIQPIVVRPLAHDQFEIIAGERRWRAARQAGLKQVPCLIKRVEDKAAIAMALIENIQREDLNVIEESQALERLQNEFELTHQQVADVIGKSRATVSNLLRLNQLESEVKGLVSNKQLEMGHARALLALEGDIQVEAANTAVSKKMTVRQIEQLVKKCLKPEVETESKPEDTEAIELSRRLTEKLQANVSVTRSVSGKSKVTITLDEPHKLEQLIAKLEY from the coding sequence ATGTCTAAGCGTGGTTTAGGAAAGGGGCTAGATGCATTGCTTGCAACTAGTTCATTGGCTCGTGAAAAACAGCACGTTGCTTCTCATAGTCAGGCTTTGTCGGCTGATGGGGAATTGACAGAATTGGCTGTTGGTTGCTTAAAACCTGGTGTATATCAACCACGTAAAGATATTGCGCCAGAAGCTCTCGAAGAGCTGGCTGCATCTATCCAGTCTCAAGGCATTATTCAGCCAATCGTAGTACGCCCTTTAGCGCACGACCAGTTTGAGATTATCGCTGGTGAGCGTCGTTGGAGAGCGGCTCGTCAAGCTGGTTTGAAACAAGTGCCGTGTTTGATAAAGAGAGTGGAAGACAAAGCCGCGATTGCGATGGCATTGATCGAGAATATTCAGCGTGAAGACCTGAATGTTATCGAAGAATCACAAGCGCTAGAGCGTCTACAGAACGAATTTGAACTGACGCACCAACAAGTCGCTGATGTGATCGGTAAATCAAGAGCAACGGTTAGTAACTTATTACGTCTAAATCAGCTCGAAAGTGAAGTAAAAGGTTTAGTTTCTAATAAACAACTGGAAATGGGGCATGCTCGAGCACTGCTTGCCCTTGAAGGTGATATCCAGGTTGAAGCGGCAAATACTGCGGTAAGCAAGAAAATGACCGTGCGTCAAATTGAGCAGCTTGTTAAAAAATGCTTAAAACCAGAAGTTGAGACAGAATCGAAGCCTGAAGACACAGAAGCTATCGAACTTTCACGAAGACTTACGGAAAAATTGCAAGCAAACGTTTCAGTTACTCGTTCTGTTAGTGGTAAGTCAAAAGTGACGATTACTCTTGATGAGCCTCACAAATTAGAGCAACTTATTGCTAAACTAGAGTACTAA
- a CDS encoding F0F1 ATP synthase subunit I has protein sequence MVAALARPGRVLAKQMLLIELSAVILVAIGLGLAVNPDWGFAALVGGGIFVIANVVFCVCAFLFCGARATKLVAASFYAGEALKILITVLLFSIVYMYMQVELIPLKLTYLLVLGINIFAPVLFINNKK, from the coding sequence ATGGTAGCGGCGTTAGCAAGACCAGGACGAGTGCTTGCAAAGCAAATGTTATTGATCGAGCTTAGCGCGGTTATATTAGTGGCAATAGGGTTAGGTTTAGCTGTTAATCCTGATTGGGGTTTTGCTGCATTGGTCGGTGGCGGTATTTTTGTCATTGCTAATGTGGTTTTTTGTGTGTGTGCTTTCCTATTTTGTGGAGCTCGCGCAACTAAGTTAGTTGCGGCGTCGTTCTATGCAGGCGAAGCTCTAAAAATCTTAATCACAGTTCTACTATTCTCTATTGTCTACATGTATATGCAGGTGGAATTAATTCCCCTCAAACTGACCTATTTACTGGTTCTAGGTATTAATATCTTTGCGCCAGTGCTTTTCATTAACAATAAAAAATAG
- the atpE gene encoding F0F1 ATP synthase subunit C produces METVLSFSAIAVAIIVGLCAVGTAIGFAILGGKFLEGAARQPEMAPMLQVKMFIIAGLLDAVPMIGIVIALLFTFANPFVGQLAG; encoded by the coding sequence ATGGAAACTGTACTAAGTTTTTCAGCAATCGCTGTTGCTATTATTGTTGGTCTTTGTGCCGTAGGTACTGCAATTGGTTTTGCTATTCTTGGTGGTAAATTCCTAGAAGGCGCTGCGCGTCAACCTGAAATGGCTCCAATGCTACAAGTTAAGATGTTCATCATCGCTGGTCTACTGGATGCTGTTCCAATGATCGGTATCGTAATCGCACTACTATTCACGTTTGCTAACCCATTTGTTGGTCAACTAGCAGGCTAA
- the atpH gene encoding F0F1 ATP synthase subunit delta produces MSDLTTIARPYAKAAFDFAVDKGELDQWGQMLTFAAEVAQNDDVHNLLSSSMTAEKLAEIFIVICGEQFDEFGQNLIKVMAENGRLMAFPDVCTQFLLLKQEHEKEIDVEVTSAVELSQEQRADISSKLEQRLARKVQLNCSIDETLLSGVIIRAGDLVIDNSARSRLDRLSDALQS; encoded by the coding sequence ATGTCTGATTTGACTACAATCGCACGCCCCTATGCTAAAGCAGCGTTTGACTTTGCGGTAGATAAAGGTGAGCTAGACCAATGGGGTCAAATGCTTACTTTTGCTGCCGAAGTGGCACAAAATGATGATGTTCATAATTTATTAAGCAGTTCTATGACTGCTGAAAAATTAGCGGAAATATTCATTGTAATTTGTGGCGAACAATTTGATGAATTCGGTCAAAACTTAATTAAAGTGATGGCTGAAAATGGTCGTTTAATGGCCTTTCCTGATGTGTGTACACAGTTCTTATTGCTCAAACAAGAGCATGAAAAAGAGATCGACGTTGAAGTAACTTCAGCGGTTGAGCTTTCTCAAGAACAACGCGCAGATATCAGCAGCAAATTGGAACAGCGCCTAGCGCGCAAAGTTCAGCTGAATTGCAGTATAGATGAGACTCTACTTAGTGGAGTTATTATTCGAGCCGGAGACCTAGTCATCGATAACTCAGCGCGCAGTCGTCTTGACCGCCTGAGCGATGCATTGCAGTCTTAA
- the atpG gene encoding F0F1 ATP synthase subunit gamma: MAGAKEIRNKIGSVKSTQKITKAMEMVAASKMRRSQDAMEATRPYAETMRKVIGHLANGSLEYKHPYLEEREAKRVGYIIVSTDRGLCGGLNINLFKKAMNDMKNWSEKGADVELAIVGSKATAFFNNSGAKVAAQVSGLGDRPSLEDLIGSVSVMLKKYDEGELDRLFVVFNKFENTMVQEPTIDQLLPLPKSNSEEMKRDHAWDYIYEPEPKPLLDALLVRYVESQVYQGVVENLACEQAARMIAMKSATDNAGDIIDDLELVYNKARQAAITQELSEIVSGASAV, from the coding sequence ATGGCCGGCGCAAAAGAGATACGTAATAAAATCGGTAGTGTTAAAAGCACACAGAAGATTACGAAAGCAATGGAAATGGTAGCAGCTTCAAAAATGCGTCGTTCTCAAGACGCAATGGAAGCTACTCGTCCATATGCAGAAACAATGCGTAAAGTGATCGGTCATTTGGCTAATGGTAGCCTCGAGTATAAGCATCCTTATCTTGAGGAACGTGAAGCCAAACGTGTTGGTTACATCATCGTTTCTACAGACCGTGGTCTTTGTGGTGGTTTGAACATTAACTTGTTCAAGAAAGCCATGAACGACATGAAAAATTGGTCTGAGAAAGGTGCTGACGTTGAGCTTGCAATTGTAGGTTCAAAAGCGACAGCATTTTTCAATAACAGCGGCGCTAAAGTAGCAGCTCAAGTTTCTGGTCTGGGTGATCGCCCAAGCCTTGAAGATTTGATTGGCTCTGTAAGCGTTATGCTGAAGAAATATGATGAAGGCGAGTTAGATCGCCTGTTCGTAGTGTTCAATAAGTTTGAAAACACTATGGTACAAGAACCAACGATCGATCAATTACTTCCTTTGCCTAAATCAAATAGCGAAGAAATGAAACGCGATCATGCTTGGGACTATATTTATGAGCCTGAGCCAAAACCACTACTAGATGCATTATTAGTTCGCTATGTCGAATCTCAAGTGTATCAAGGTGTGGTAGAGAATCTTGCTTGTGAGCAAGCAGCTCGAATGATTGCAATGAAATCAGCAACAGATAACGCTGGTGACATTATTGATGACTTAGAACTTGTGTATAACAAAGCGCGTCAAGCGGCAATCACACAAGAACTTTCTGAGATCGTTTCAGGCGCATCAGCAGTTTAA
- the atpA gene encoding F0F1 ATP synthase subunit alpha, which produces MQLNSTEISDLIKQRIESFDVVSEARNEGTIVSVSDGILSIHGLADVMQGEMIELPGGRYALALNLNRDSVGAVVMGPYADLQEGMKVTGTGRILEVPVGPEMLGRVVNTLGEPIDGKGPIEAKLTSPVEIIAPGVIDRKSVDQPVQTGYKSVDSMIPIGRGQRELVIGDRQTGKTAMAIDAIINQKNSGIFSIYVAIGQKASTIANVVRKLEEHGALANTVVVVASASESAALQYLAPYAGCAMGEYFRDRGEDALIVYDDLSKQAVAYRQISLLLKRPPGREAFPGDVFYLHSRLLERAARVSEAYVEKFTNGEVKGKTGSLTALPIIETQAGDVSAFVPTNVISITDGQIFLQTELFNAGVRPAVDPGISVSRVGGSAQTKIIKKLSGGIRTALAQYRELAAFAQFSSDLDEATKKQLDHGQKVTELMKQMQYAPMSVFDQALVIFAAERGYLEDVELSKVLDFEAALLSFARGQYADLATQIDTTGAFNKEIEAELKKLVDDFKATQTW; this is translated from the coding sequence ATGCAACTTAATTCCACTGAAATTAGCGATCTAATTAAACAACGTATTGAATCTTTCGACGTTGTTAGTGAAGCTCGCAATGAAGGTACTATCGTTTCTGTAAGCGATGGCATCCTTAGCATTCACGGCCTAGCGGACGTGATGCAAGGTGAAATGATCGAACTACCGGGTGGCCGTTACGCGCTAGCACTAAACTTGAACCGTGATTCGGTTGGTGCTGTTGTAATGGGCCCGTATGCTGACCTACAGGAAGGCATGAAAGTTACAGGTACTGGTCGTATTCTTGAAGTACCAGTAGGTCCTGAAATGCTTGGTCGTGTTGTAAACACGCTAGGTGAGCCAATTGATGGTAAAGGTCCTATCGAAGCGAAATTAACTTCGCCTGTAGAAATTATCGCACCAGGTGTAATCGACCGCAAATCGGTAGATCAACCTGTTCAAACTGGTTACAAGTCAGTTGACTCAATGATCCCTATCGGTCGTGGTCAACGTGAACTCGTAATCGGTGACCGTCAGACTGGTAAAACAGCCATGGCGATCGATGCGATTATCAACCAGAAAAACTCTGGTATTTTCTCTATCTACGTAGCTATCGGCCAAAAAGCGTCGACTATTGCTAACGTAGTTCGCAAACTAGAAGAGCACGGCGCACTGGCTAACACTGTTGTTGTTGTTGCATCGGCTTCTGAATCTGCAGCGCTGCAATACCTTGCACCGTATGCTGGTTGTGCGATGGGTGAATACTTCCGTGATCGCGGCGAAGATGCACTGATTGTTTATGATGATCTATCTAAGCAAGCGGTAGCTTACCGTCAAATTTCACTACTACTTAAGCGTCCACCAGGTCGTGAAGCGTTCCCAGGTGATGTTTTCTACCTTCACTCTCGTCTACTAGAGCGTGCTGCTCGTGTAAGCGAAGCATACGTAGAAAAGTTCACTAACGGCGAAGTGAAAGGCAAGACTGGTTCTTTAACTGCTCTTCCTATCATCGAAACGCAAGCTGGTGACGTATCTGCATTCGTACCAACGAACGTAATCTCGATTACCGACGGTCAGATCTTCCTACAAACTGAGCTATTCAACGCGGGCGTACGTCCAGCTGTTGACCCAGGTATCTCAGTTTCACGTGTAGGTGGTTCGGCGCAGACTAAAATCATCAAGAAGCTATCTGGCGGTATCCGTACAGCTCTAGCTCAATACCGTGAACTTGCTGCATTTGCACAGTTCTCATCGGATCTTGATGAAGCGACTAAAAAGCAGCTAGACCATGGTCAAAAAGTGACAGAATTGATGAAGCAGATGCAATACGCTCCTATGTCTGTATTCGACCAAGCTTTAGTCATCTTCGCTGCAGAGCGTGGATACCTTGAAGATGTAGAACTTTCTAAAGTTCTAGACTTTGAAGCTGCTTTACTGTCGTTTGCTCGTGGTCAATATGCCGATCTAGCAACTCAGATCGACACAACGGGTGCTTTCAACAAAGAAATCGAAGCTGAGCTGAAGAAGCTTGTTGACGATTTCAAGGCAACCCAGACCTGGTAA
- the atpF gene encoding F0F1 ATP synthase subunit B: MNMNATLLGQAIAFTLFVWFCMKYVWPPIMQAIEERQKKIADGLVAAERAAKDLNLAQANASEQMKEAKRTATEVIEQANKRKAQIIDEAREEAQAERQKILAHAEAELEAERTRARDDLRKQVATLAIAGAEKILERTIDKDVHNDLLNNITAKL; this comes from the coding sequence GTGAATATGAACGCAACTCTGCTGGGTCAAGCAATTGCTTTTACACTGTTTGTTTGGTTCTGCATGAAATATGTATGGCCGCCAATCATGCAAGCAATTGAAGAACGTCAGAAGAAAATTGCTGACGGTCTTGTAGCCGCTGAGCGCGCTGCTAAAGACTTGAACCTGGCACAAGCCAACGCTTCTGAGCAAATGAAGGAAGCGAAGCGCACTGCAACTGAGGTTATTGAACAGGCAAATAAACGTAAAGCTCAAATTATTGATGAAGCTCGAGAAGAGGCTCAGGCAGAACGCCAGAAAATCTTAGCGCACGCTGAAGCAGAACTTGAAGCTGAACGCACACGTGCCCGTGATGACCTGCGCAAACAAGTCGCAACTCTGGCTATAGCTGGTGCTGAGAAAATCCTTGAACGTACAATCGATAAAGATGTACACAATGATCTTCTTAACAACATTACTGCAAAACTTTAA
- the atpB gene encoding F0F1 ATP synthase subunit A, translating into MAAPTASGYIEHHLQNLSLAKFGLVEETSFWNVHIDSLFFSVLTGMLFLWVFRSVAKKATVGVPGKLQCFVEMVVEFVGDNVKETFHGRNPLIAPLALTIFCWIIIMNLMDLVPIDFLPYPAEHWLGIPYLKVVPTADVNITMAMALGVFALMIYYSIKVKGLGGFAKELALHPFNHPIMIPFNLVLEVISLLAKPLSLGMRLFGNMFAGEVVFILIAAMLPWYLQWVGALPWAIFHILVILIQAFVFMMLTIVYLSMAHEDSDH; encoded by the coding sequence ATGGCTGCGCCAACAGCATCCGGATACATTGAACACCATTTACAAAACCTCTCTTTAGCTAAGTTTGGTCTTGTAGAGGAAACAAGTTTCTGGAACGTACATATAGACAGTCTGTTTTTTTCGGTGTTGACAGGGATGTTATTCCTTTGGGTTTTTCGCTCAGTCGCTAAGAAAGCAACAGTAGGTGTACCTGGTAAGCTTCAGTGTTTTGTTGAAATGGTAGTGGAATTCGTTGGCGACAACGTTAAAGAAACTTTCCATGGTCGCAACCCTCTGATTGCCCCACTAGCACTGACTATATTCTGCTGGATTATCATTATGAACTTGATGGACTTAGTGCCTATCGATTTCTTACCATATCCTGCAGAGCATTGGCTAGGTATCCCTTACTTGAAAGTGGTTCCTACAGCTGATGTAAATATAACCATGGCAATGGCTTTGGGTGTTTTTGCTCTGATGATCTACTACAGCATCAAAGTGAAAGGCCTAGGCGGATTTGCTAAAGAATTGGCACTGCATCCATTTAATCACCCAATCATGATCCCATTTAACTTGGTACTTGAGGTAATTTCGTTATTAGCGAAGCCACTATCTCTAGGTATGCGTTTATTTGGTAATATGTTTGCGGGTGAGGTGGTGTTTATTCTTATCGCGGCAATGCTACCGTGGTACTTACAATGGGTAGGTGCACTACCTTGGGCTATCTTCCATATCTTAGTTATATTGATTCAAGCGTTTGTTTTCATGATGTTGACAATCGTTTACTTATCAATGGCTCATGAAGATAGTGATCACTAA